A genomic region of Bacteroidales bacterium contains the following coding sequences:
- a CDS encoding efflux RND transporter periplasmic adaptor subunit, producing the protein MMKKYTLLLYIFFALGFFSCGNKNNTKTSEKADDPVQQRIQELPQVSVITAERGVFLRELQSNGRLAALNKVDLRFRTSELIKSISVSNGEQVEAGQEIARIEDFNLRNRVITSRETVRRSEVTLEDHLLQQGYRLKDTASVPSSVMEYGYTHSQLLSSKVALAEAEYALERAVLRSPIAGVVTNLSAREHNLSSTDVFCTIVGDKRFEVEFPVLESEIGLLLSAHEVQIELLAYPGMTIKGRLNGMNPVVDKNGMVLAKAIVDNTQGKLYEGMNVRVLVQQAIPDKLVVPKSAVVLRSDRQVLFVYAQGRSQWRYVETGLENSREYTIEKELEPGEQVIITGNFNLAHDVEVEIIEN; encoded by the coding sequence ATGATGAAGAAATATACTTTACTGCTTTATATCTTTTTTGCTTTGGGATTTTTCTCCTGTGGAAATAAGAACAACACAAAGACATCAGAAAAAGCGGATGATCCCGTACAACAACGCATACAGGAATTACCTCAGGTTTCTGTCATTACAGCAGAGCGTGGCGTTTTCCTGCGTGAACTGCAAAGTAATGGTCGTTTGGCGGCATTGAATAAGGTAGATCTTCGTTTCCGTACATCTGAACTGATCAAATCCATATCGGTCAGTAATGGAGAACAAGTGGAAGCAGGACAGGAAATTGCCCGGATAGAAGATTTTAATCTGCGTAATAGGGTAATTACTTCCCGGGAAACAGTCAGAAGATCGGAGGTTACCCTTGAGGATCACTTGCTGCAGCAGGGTTATCGGTTAAAGGATACGGCATCTGTCCCTTCCAGTGTTATGGAATATGGGTATACACATTCACAGTTGTTATCCTCAAAAGTAGCACTGGCGGAAGCGGAATACGCTCTTGAACGTGCGGTACTCCGCAGTCCCATTGCCGGTGTAGTCACTAACCTTTCTGCCAGGGAACATAACCTGTCGTCTACTGATGTTTTCTGTACTATTGTTGGAGATAAACGGTTTGAAGTGGAGTTTCCCGTGCTGGAAAGCGAAATAGGATTGCTTTTATCTGCACATGAAGTACAGATCGAATTGCTGGCATATCCCGGAATGACGATAAAAGGACGATTAAACGGAATGAACCCCGTAGTAGACAAGAACGGAATGGTGCTGGCCAAAGCAATTGTAGATAACACCCAGGGTAAACTTTATGAGGGAATGAATGTACGGGTACTGGTGCAGCAGGCTATTCCGGATAAACTGGTAGTGCCGAAATCTGCCGTTGTATTGCGTTCCGACCGCCAGGTACTTTTTGTATATGCCCAAGGCCGTTCTCAATGGCGCTATGTGGAAACCGGACTGGAAAACAGCCGGGAATATACCATTGAAAAGGAGCTTGAACCGGGAGAGCAGGTCATCATTACAGGAAATTTCAACCTGGCACATGATGTGGAAGTTGAAATCATTGAAAATTAG